Within Calonectris borealis chromosome Z, bCalBor7.hap1.2, whole genome shotgun sequence, the genomic segment CCGAATGTAAATTGTTACTGAAAAGATTGATGTGCAGCAGACTATTATGTGATGTTTTGTGATGCCAGTAGCCATagacagaagaggaaatcaaAATACAGTTACTCCATACAGTTACACCACCCAGCGTGGTGTTTTTAGAAAGGTCTTTAGATTATGCTTTTTAAGAAGTTGTTGCATCACTTCCTGAAGGCTACCATTTACAAAAGCATGcacttcagtaaagaaattgctatgaaatgttttctgaattgaGCAGGCAGAACACTGTGCAGTGACAGTGCTTTTTAATATACAGACCTTAGAGGAGACATCCAGCTTTGAAACCATTTTTCCAAGTAGAACTGTTATCTTGAACACAAAGTGTTGGAGGACTCTTTCGTGCCATTACACGTCTATGGACAAATGATAAATAATGCGTATTAGAAAAAACTTACACATAGTGTGAATTTGAAGCAACCAACAGATCAGGGAAAAGATACGAGATGAAAAGCAAGAACTTTGAAGTAGGTAAAGGTAATACTGTAGCTAACTCTACATGGCAAGAAACAGTCTCTTAAACAAATGACTTTTTCAGTACAGCAGGTTGCTGATGGGGGCTCTTTGAATTCTAGagcaaaatactacttttttttgtaaaaaaactcTCTTAGTTGAGggataagaaaaagaagaaaaaaatacttgagtTTCTTCTGAATCCCTCTAGAGTTCCTGCCATAAAATACTATAGCAAGACTCCTGCTAAAATAGAAGACAGTGATAATCTTGCACAGTTTCTGATCACAGttttaaaaccagaatttaaGATTTTATTCTTATACATGTCTCAAGCCTTTTTGAATCATACCATCTGCTTCATGATAAATGTAAACAtatttagtctttattttttagCTGACAgcaatttctattaaaaagtgGTCTCCTTTTTCTTGCCTCAATCAGCATATCATCTGAATTCCAGGCATGCATTTAGATTTATGCAGTTCGGGATAAACAAGTACTAGCAGAAGGCTGCTGAGTAATATGTCAAGTATTAAGCTTTTTGGGCTGAAAACAATGTAGAATGAGCATACAGACATGATCACTTTAGCTCAGACCCTCTTGGAGGTACTTCAGTCATCCTATTACAGCATTGTCTCCAAAATTTACAAGAAAGTAAAGTCTGGGCTAGCTGCAACTCAGCAATGTTGAATGTTAGCTTGTTAGCAAGATCCTTCAGCTTTTGTATGTCTTAGGGCACACATTCAACTGTGTTTCAATGTTTCAAACTCATTGCAAGTGCAAGGGCGTTCAAAAAAAGGATAGTGTACAATACCTAAAGAGCAGAGAAACATCGAAGACCTGAATCAATACACTTAAAAAACAGAGTCTAAGTGGAACTAATGCCGTGTGGGAAGGAGAGACTAACAGACGGGAAAATagcaattaattaaatttaattaaaaaatctgttAACAAATGTAAAGATGATTATGGGTGATCTTGCATAAAACCACAGTAGAACGTAATCAAAGGACTGCTCCTTTCGAGAACTCTGAGACTCTGATGCTCAGGGGTGCCTATGTTAAgcatagtaaaagaaaaagatgagggTTTGACAGCAAGGCAATACAGATGCAAATTATTATTTAGAGTTGAAGGTTTCTACCTGATAATTGTCTCTTCATTGAGCCATGCTGATGAAAGGAATATTGGATTATGTAATTGAGCAGCAACAGAAGATCTCTCAAAGGGAGTGAACTTTGAGTGCAGCTACTGAAAATAAGTTTGAAATCATTTTACTTTGACATGCTAATACACCCCTTAAGACTTATTATGTCTGGCCTTCCTAACAGCTTGTGGGCTACCATTTTTTAGTGGCGTTACTGAAACAGCACTCAGGACAGGGGCGGGGGCACAACACGCAGCAGTTTCCTATGGGAATGATTTTGACTTTTAGTTAGAGGAAATAAAGATGATAACttgacttttacattttttttttttcatgacagtaTAGTGGCTTGATATTTGTAGAATAGCAGCAaattagagattaaaaaaaagtgtatattcTTGACATAGGAGTGTCCTTAGTGGCATAGAGGCCTGTAACAGTCAGCTCTGTAGCTGTTGTCCTCGATTGTGCTGTACGGGCATAGTGGGCAACAGCAGGGACCTGTGTATCTGGTTTATTTGGTGGCTGCAGTAAGATCCTTTACCGTATTGGAGTCCTGTGTAAGTGCAGCAGTTTTGCCACATTTTCATTTAGAAGGCAACTTTGAAAATACACAAATAGCAGCTATTTTAGGCATTTTCTAAATTCCCACAGTCACTCTACTTCCTGACCCCTTCTCTGGTACACAAGCTGTCTTTGGGATAATGATGTACAGAGCAGGTAAAGGCTGCATTCTTGTATTGTGTCCAGTTTAATTTAGCTTCTCTGTTCCAGCATTGTGGTCATACTCCACTGTGATCATACTTAGAATAAGGGTAGTGTGTATATGTAAGGACATTGGTATATTAAAACTAAAACCTTTCTGCATAGATTGAATAAAAGGTTGTAATTTTTTGTATAAGCACATGTGCAAGCTTAGTGGTCGTCTCATTCTTACCTGTTACGTATGTAAAATTTGTATTAAAGTTTGAGTTCACTGGTATGAGAAATTAGACCCTGTGAGTACGTTACTCCATTATTATCATTGAGTTGTGTGTTCAGTGACTGCATTTTAAATCTAGAACctgttaattttactttttttgaaagGCAACTATTTGATCATGTACCTTGTTTATAGCTCCAGAGCTGGCTTGGGAAGGAGTAGGATCTAACTGGAGGTAGaaacctgtattttaaaatgtattaatacgTATGATGGCTTAAGGAAGCTATTTCATGTtgtaaaatgagaaaaggaaaaatgaaacctATTTATTAATAGCCTTTCAGATGGGTGCAGAGCTTTGAAGATTAGTGTATTCATTGTAATGTCATATTTTACAGAGACTTTTAATTCCACAAGGTTAGAGTTGGGCAATAGAAATCAAGTAAATTTCTctaatatttttctgtcattccCACCAGGTTTCCAGAATAAAAATAGGGTTGCAATCCTGGCAGAACTAGACAAGGAGAAGAGAAAGTTACTTATGCAAAACCAGTCTTCCACAAATCACCCTGGAGCCAGGTATTTTGTGTTCTTAGACCTGTTTGGACATCACCAATTATatcaaagttttttaaaaaaaaaaaaagtgagctgtAAACTTACATAAACACTTATCAGAAGTGTTTTCTGACCATCCTCAATAACCAGTAAGAGAGACGTTGCACGTTAGGAACATGCTAATATTTGAAATTGTTTACAGACCCTGAATTTTGGCTTACATAATTTCCTTTTGAGAAGGGGAGAGGCAGATATGCTTACTCAACTGtattaaaaactatttcttcttACAGAAGAATCAGGTAGCAGGCACTGTGAAAGCATTTAATAATTAAGCTAAAATGCCCATTCCCCAAGGAATGGAAGTAGCAGACCATTAAGTTCCAGGTACTGTGTGTTTAGAGAAGAACAGTTACAGCAGGGAGTGAGTTATCCTTGAAACTCCCTGTGTGCAAGACAAAGCCAGTTTATGTTACTGCAGATCTTCCTGTAAAAGACGCTGTGTTGTAAGGATGATTCTACACCACAAGATGTAATCTAATCTGACTTTGGGAGCTGTGACTGGGATTTCTCCCATTTAAAGCAAAAAGATTAGATTTTTATCATAGATCAGTAACTAGAAAATCACATGCTGGTTTACGAGGAGAAATTTGAGATAGTTGAACTTTTGGGTTAGCATGAAGTGAGTGCAGTGCCATATTCTAGACACAGTATGTTACATGCAGCATCTGTACGGAGTCGAATACTCTGAATACAGTTTGAGTGCTGCCCTGTGTCTTTTTTCAAGGAGGTTCTAGGTCACTTTTAATTCCTTCATACTGCCAAAAAGCATGCAGAATATTTGAAATCACCTGAGTTAAATGCCTAAGTGACTCTGTATACAGTTATTATTCAAGTAAAATCATTGATTAGAGAAGAAAATAGAGAGATCATACTGTTATGTACAACCCCTGACTCCTGGCTACAGTGTTTCCATACTTCATTGCAAGTCTGGCAAAGTTTCTGGAagtgcttgtttgctttcttttttctttaaggaaaaataacGCTATATGCTAGTGAGCAGAATTAGAATTTACTAATTTtgaaggtggggatgggggggaaccTGCAAAACAGCAGTCAAACtctctgctctggcatggtcGGCTAATGTGTGATTTTTGAGAAGCTGACAGTTCTGTGGCAGGGATGGTGTGCCAAAGTTTTGGACCACAGAGTTGTCAGAAATCAGACCACAAAAATTCTGCAAACTTGACAGAAAAAAGCTCAATGTACCCAAAGCACAATAGTGCCATGGCCAGCGTGAGGATGAATGAGTTAATGGATTTCTGGCCTTGGCATATGGGAATCCTCTATCCAAGAACAGAAGACCTCTCTTGAAAAGTGTCAGCTTATGATGAAGCCTTAAGATTATCTACAGAAATCATATTGAAAAGTTAGAGGGTacagaattaaatgcaaaataaatacctttaaaataactgaaaatattatgttttaaatGAACTGAGTAGTACTTTTCTCCAGCAGTGAAGGTTATCTTAATATTTGTCATAAAATCTGTTCAGAGGATTGTTACTTAGCTTTCATTATGCATTTAGGCATAGATTTGGCTAAAGGTCTTTTCATGAGCATGGCTGCTTttgaaaaactgatttatttaCTAAATCAGCTGTTGACATTGGAGCTGCTGGGAAAGGTCAGTTGATCAGTTTGCTTGGATCCCTTGTTATCGTTCATTCTTTTGTCTCTGACTGAGGAGAGCTGGGCTTTCAGCACTAGTCTCCAGAGCCAATTTCAGAGGTAGCTGTGAAGTGCCTTGCGTTATAGCTTTAATGGCAGTCCTCACTGATTCCAATCCGGAGGATGGCTGATCATGTTACTTCTATAGagttggggggggaaaaaagtctgctttttatttcttctgtttttgttaaCAAGGTGGATAAATCTTAAGATATAAAAGCCAAGAAAACCTATTtagaaattttaatttgaaacctAATGTATGCTGCACTGAGATAGATAAGCAAAATCAATTTTAGGTACTCTAAGCTAAGGATCATTATTTCAATTACGTCAATAGGAAGCTCCTTTACCATAAGCAGTGATCTGCCGCCCACCTGCCAACTAACTGGTCCTGTACTGAAGACTGCAGAGCTCTTGTTAGTGCTTCTGTTTATCGCAGGTGTTTAGGACAGTCACTGAGTGACTGAGTAAGGGTGAAAACACAAAGCTGgtgttttaaaaattgctgacATTGTCTAACATTGCACTCCAGTggttccactgacttcagtgggactccACCAATGAGCAAAACCCACAACAGGCTTCAGGACTGTGAGTCTTCTGGGTTTAGTTTGGCATCAGTTGTTTATGCTAGGTCAAATGATACAGCTGTGGTCACTCCATTTTCCTTTTCGTGTTGTGTTAGCAAATAGTAATTCCAAACAATAGTTAACAATTGTGAAGCCGTGAGTCAAATAAATCATGAGCTGTGGAAGTTGTGGAATCTATGGCTAGAATGGCAAGGACACATTTTTCTGTGGTATGTATCATACCATCTTGTTCTTTTTTGCAGCATTGCACTTGCAAGATCACCGCTGAACAAGGATTTCCGTGATCATGCTGAGCAACAGCACATCGCAGCACAGCAGAAGGCTGCACTGCAGGTAAGCTGATACAGTCAGGTAGAGTTTAGCTTTGCTCTGGTTTAGATGTGCATCATTTCAGAGAGCAGTGCTGCACCTAGAGAGAATGAAAAGCCCCTTTTAGAGGTTAGGTTTcatacatttctgtatttgtcaCAAATGaagtttcttcttctgttatGATGAAAGCTGAAATCTATGAGCTTATTCTCCCTCAATATGATTGTAAGAATGTAGCCTACAGTATCATCATAGCTGTTTTGTACATCTCGGTCAAGAGTCAGTTTCATCATACTTCTGAATGTCTCATGAAGTGTAGGGAGAACTAGCCACACGGCTTTCCTTGGTTGAATTTGAGTAGATGCCAAGTAAATACCCTGCTGTTACAAGTGACAGGGGTGAAAGATTTGGAAAACTTATTTGTACGTTTACCTGCTTCTATTTGCTGCTATTTCACTCATGTCGGGTGAGGCTGATTTTGGTGTTGAAATAGGAAATTCAGCAGGAAAGCCAGTACATGGCCACCTGCCTTCCTGGCACTCTAGAGAGCATGATTTGGCAGAGGGTACAGGAATGGGAAAAACGTTGAGATTCAAACTAGCAGCCCTGTTCATGTATTCTATGCCTTGTTGTGTTTCTTTTACCCAGTGAAGGCCACAGATTGCTTCTCCTAAAATGAATGGGAGCAGAAGTGAGCTCTGGCTGGTGTCCTGTGTTGATCACAGAACATTGTAGGCTGGAAGGATCCTCTGGAGGTTTCTAGTCCAGTGCCCTGCTCAGAGAATGACTAACAGCAGTGCTATATCACATTGTTCAGGGCATGGTCCAATCAAGTTTTGAAGCTCTCAACCTTTCTTGGCTCCAAGTCTGGCTCTGACTTCTCTATATCCTGTCACTGGGTATCTGAAAACAgcgtaaggtctcccctcagcttttTCTTGTTACAAGCTCAGTCCTTTCACCATCCCCTTGGACAGCGagagctccagcccagcccccagCCGTCTCTTTGGGTCTCCAATGGATTCCCTCCACTTTCTATGtcaaactgaacacagtatcgCAAATGCAGCCTCATGAGTAGCTTCCCTTGGCCTGCCGGCTGTGCTGTTGCTGATGCAGCCTGCTGTGCTGGCAGCCTTTATcactgcaagggcacactgctggctcaggcTAAATTTGATATCTACTAGGGCTTTTTCCTGGTAGTGGAAGGAAGGAGTATGCAGGCCGTCTAGCTTACTGGAGTCCAGTCTTTGAATCAGGAAGGGCTACGTATGACTTTACAAAGGTTGTTCAGAGCCATAAGCAGCAGCTGCCCTCCTCAGGTGAACAAGCATATATATATCACATGAGCAGAAGGCTGGTGTCCCATGTTGGTACAGGAATGTGTCTGGTCACATGTCATTTGTACATGCAGCCTCAGGTTGTGTGACACTGCTGATGCACACTTCTGGCAGTCATATGTGGCAGCTGTCACATACCAAGATCTGTAAGTTGGTTATGGATAGGGGTGGAAGCATGGGGTCTAGGCAAAGGAGGAGCGGTCAGGAGTTCATTACTGCTCTCCCTACCTCCGTGAGATTTGCTGAAAAAGGAGCAGCAGGGAATGGCCAAGTTAATTCCCTTGATGGGCCTTGTTCAGATGCGGCTGATctaaaatgctggttttgaatTTGACTATCAGAGTTGAGGAGCAGACTaggagaaataaataattaatgcTGCTGAAGCTGTGAAGTCTTGAATTATATTAGTGCTGCGGGGAGTTATGCTTcaacaaatgtttttctcttttcagcacGCACACGCACATTCCTCAGGATACTTCATAACTCAAGACTCTGCATTTGGAAATCTTATTCTTCCCGTCTTACCTCGACTTGAGGCAGAATGAGGAATGTTGTTTCTCAGAACTGCAGGGTCTGATTTTTGTCCATAGCAGGAACTGTCtgatcttttaatttctttacttatcttaaaacctatttttttctggatttttgtgGTTGCCCTTCAGGAGTGCGAGCTCTAATGATGAAAAAGCAATGTTGTTGAACAGCAATTTTCATCCTGTATTTCTGTTCCTCTGTCAGGTCAAAGTCGGACGTAAGACTTCCCTGGTGTGTGAAGTGCATAGCGCTTGCTCTTCCCTGTTTCTGTGCTTCCTTTAAATAAATGTCCAAACCAGAGTCATCAAGAGATGATACTCTGTCAGCATTTGTGTTTCATATTATTGTGTACAGGTACTATATTTaactttaatgaaaaacaaaagttaCTTTTGTCCATCAAAACAGACAGGAATTTATCGAAtgcatcagtcttttttttttgtctctttttttgtcttttttttttccctgtatgcgGGAACACTGCTAGTGTGCTGTTTGCTGTTGTAGTACCATCTGGTCTCAAGTCCTTAGATATAGTGTGCCTGcctcttattttgttttgtgaaatatgaaaatgaattaaagagggggaaaagcaaTTGTTTCCatcagacaaaataaaagaagtcTTTTAACTTCTGTGGACATTTCAGATGGAAAGTGTTGTCTGCAAGGACAATTCAGTTTAAAAGGTCATCTTTTTCTAGTCATACCTTTTTCAATACCtagtgtttcattttgtttgcttttttccttcctgtttttatCAATTCCGGCTCCATGCTGAAAGGAAATCTGTTGATCTTAAGGTAAGTTATTTTGGAATTGTGATCATGCTACCAGGATAAAGTAACTTAGAGTGAAAAATAGTCCTGACATAGACGTTCTTATATCTCCATAGCTTTACTAATACAATTATACTAGTACATTGATTGCTTTACCAATGGAGgcaagttttagaaaacaaaaagaacaagagaacttaagtgagaaacagaaatcagaaagcaTCTGTTAAATTGGTGCCCATTGGAAGCAGCTCTGTCCTTTGCAGAAACTTAGCTGTCCCATGAGGTTTCCAGTGTTGTAGTCTACAGATTTCCTTAGTGACATTTAGGGTATCCTGTTTCCACCTGCAGGGGATGGCCTGAACCCAGTAAGCACTGCTGAACTGTAAGCACTGTTAACAATTCCATTCCTCATGAGTAAGAAAACAAGTGAGGGCCAAGGGATCGGTGCAGGTATGAGGAAAGTGCCACCGCTTTCGTATGCTTCAGCTGAATACAGAGCCTTGCAGAAGCTGTAGCATACTGAAACATTTTCAAGAAGGGGAATCTTGTGGAGGAGGCCTGATAGAGCTTAAAGATGCGCAATTGTAACATGAACTATTCATATCGTGTTTTTTGAGGGATCTGATTTGGTGAGTCATGGGAAAGATGATGGGTTTTGTGGGCAACGGAGAAAGGAGTAttgtcatttctgttttcagtggttgGCTCTgtgtagctttttctttttaattaccaAGAGTAACCTCACCATGAAGCTGTCCTGACTACTCATTATTGTGCAGTGTGAACCGAGTATCTTAGatgctttgaagaaaaagatCTGCAGATCTGTGTGTAGGAGAGGCAGTTATGAATCAGTCCAAGCTTGGTAGCATACGAAGGCAAAGAAGGTAAAGCAGATGTAGCAGGAAGTTTGGATTTTAGATTTTAGTTGAATTTTAAAAGTAGGCTAGGCATTTTAACATTAAAgaaccttttttgttttccttgagaaAAGTAGCAAAAGAATGTC encodes:
- the INIP gene encoding SOSS complex subunit C isoform X1, with translation MAANPSGQGFQNKNRVAILAELDKEKRKLLMQNQSSTNHPGASIALARSPLNKDFRDHAEQQHIAAQQKAALQHAHAHSSGYFITQDSAFGNLILPVLPRLEAE
- the INIP gene encoding SOSS complex subunit C isoform X2 produces the protein MQNQSSTNHPGASIALARSPLNKDFRDHAEQQHIAAQQKAALQHAHAHSSGYFITQDSAFGNLILPVLPRLEAE